In one window of Pseudooceanicola aestuarii DNA:
- a CDS encoding heme biosynthesis protein HemY, whose amino-acid sequence MLWSLVKIVVFVALVAAATLGASYLLDLDGGVRVAFGGYEYNLTLLKSVIALTLLVVVIWLLLKLAGLLIALLRFINGDETALSRYFDRNREQKGFQALSEGMMALASGEGRLALSKAQRADRYLDRPELTTMLTAQAAELTGDKKKAAEAYKRLLTEDKTRFVGVRGLLKQKLDDGDTETAMKLAEKAFALKPAHAEVQDLLLKLQAEQRDWQGARATLKAKLRHGTLPRDVHRRRDAVLALSAARDVIDEDAGIEAREAAIEANRLSPDLIPAAVFAAETYITQDKPRYATRVLKKAWEAQPHPDLAATFAALAPEETPEERLKRFTALTKVHPDHRETRLLNAELLIAAEHFPDARRALGDLVTEQPDARVLTIMAAIERGEGASDAIVKGWLARAVTAPRGPQWICDNCHHIHGDWAPVCENCGGFDTLSWRDAPSAETSTPMSQLMLPLIVGRPDDAAPVPAPLHAATPAPEENPHPPSESHTTEPEETSVADAEILPPEEGQTREDAREK is encoded by the coding sequence ATGCTTTGGTCACTTGTCAAAATCGTTGTTTTTGTTGCCCTTGTTGCCGCAGCCACCCTTGGCGCCAGCTACCTGCTGGACCTTGACGGCGGCGTGCGCGTCGCCTTTGGCGGCTATGAATACAACCTGACCCTGCTGAAATCCGTGATCGCGCTGACGCTGTTGGTCGTGGTTATCTGGCTGCTTCTGAAACTCGCCGGACTGCTGATCGCGCTGCTGCGCTTCATCAATGGAGACGAAACCGCGCTGTCCCGCTATTTTGACAGAAATCGGGAACAGAAAGGGTTCCAGGCGCTGAGCGAGGGCATGATGGCCCTGGCCTCCGGCGAAGGTCGGCTGGCCTTGTCCAAGGCGCAGCGCGCCGATCGCTATCTGGATCGACCAGAGCTGACCACCATGCTGACCGCCCAGGCGGCAGAGCTGACCGGCGACAAGAAGAAGGCGGCGGAGGCCTACAAACGTCTGCTGACCGAGGACAAGACCCGGTTTGTCGGCGTGCGCGGCCTGCTGAAGCAGAAACTGGACGATGGCGATACCGAAACGGCGATGAAGCTGGCGGAAAAGGCTTTTGCCCTGAAACCCGCCCATGCGGAAGTTCAGGACCTGCTGCTGAAACTCCAGGCGGAGCAGAGGGATTGGCAAGGTGCGCGCGCCACCTTGAAGGCCAAGCTGCGCCACGGCACCCTGCCCCGCGACGTGCACCGCCGCCGCGACGCCGTCCTGGCCCTGTCGGCCGCCCGCGACGTCATCGACGAGGACGCCGGCATCGAAGCTCGCGAAGCCGCGATCGAAGCCAACCGCCTTTCCCCGGACCTGATCCCCGCCGCCGTTTTCGCGGCGGAGACCTATATCACCCAGGACAAACCGCGCTACGCCACGCGGGTGCTGAAAAAGGCGTGGGAGGCGCAGCCGCATCCCGACCTGGCCGCCACCTTCGCCGCTCTCGCTCCCGAGGAAACCCCGGAGGAGCGGTTGAAACGGTTCACAGCGTTGACCAAGGTGCATCCCGATCACCGCGAGACCCGGCTTCTCAATGCGGAGCTGCTGATCGCGGCGGAGCATTTCCCCGACGCCCGCCGCGCTCTGGGTGACCTGGTGACCGAACAGCCGGACGCCCGCGTCCTGACAATCATGGCCGCGATCGAGCGGGGTGAAGGGGCCTCCGACGCCATCGTCAAGGGTTGGCTGGCGCGTGCCGTGACGGCCCCGCGCGGGCCGCAATGGATCTGTGACAATTGCCATCATATCCACGGCGATTGGGCGCCGGTCTGCGAAAATTGCGGCGGATTCGACACGCTGTCCTGGCGGGACGCCCCTTCGGCTGAGACGTCGACGCCGATGTCGCAGCTGATGCTGCCCCTGATCGTCGGACGCCCTGATGACGCCGCTCCCGTTCCCGCCCCGCTTCATGCCGCCACGCCGGCTCCGGAGGAGAACCCGCACCCCCCATCAGAAAGCCATACGACGGAACCCGAGGAAACATCGGTGGCCGACGCCGAAATCCTGCCACCGGAGGAAGGTCAGACGCGGGAAGATGCACGGGAAAAATAG
- the tsaD gene encoding tRNA (adenosine(37)-N6)-threonylcarbamoyltransferase complex transferase subunit TsaD: MNGKLTILGLESSCDDTAAAILTREGARSRARILSSVVSGQAALHAPFGGVVPEIAARAHAEKLDGCVRRALTEADVTLDAVDAVAVTAGPGLIGGVLSGVMCAKAIAAARGLPLIGVNHLAGHALTPRLTDGLAYPYLILLVSGGHCQFLLVRGAQAFTRLGGTIDDAPGEAFDKVARLLALPQPGGPAVEAEAGTGDPARFALPRPLLDRPGCDMSFSGLKTAVLRARDGVMQDNSLRAGDRADLCAGFQAAVCDVLVEKTRRALDLYLAEAPATPALAVAGGVAANQAIRGGLADLCAARGVEFVAPPLKLCTDNAAMIAYAGMELFDAGQRDGMDLAARPRWPLDGAAPGMLGSGKKGAKA, encoded by the coding sequence ATGAACGGCAAGCTGACGATACTCGGGCTGGAAAGCAGCTGTGACGACACCGCCGCCGCGATCCTGACCCGGGAGGGCGCCCGCAGCCGGGCGCGGATCCTGTCCTCGGTGGTCAGCGGGCAGGCGGCGTTGCACGCGCCTTTTGGCGGGGTGGTGCCCGAGATCGCGGCCCGCGCCCATGCGGAGAAGCTGGATGGTTGCGTCCGCCGGGCCCTGACGGAGGCCGACGTGACGCTGGACGCGGTGGATGCCGTGGCCGTCACCGCCGGGCCGGGACTGATCGGCGGCGTTCTGTCCGGCGTCATGTGCGCCAAGGCGATCGCCGCCGCGCGCGGGCTGCCCCTGATCGGGGTGAACCACCTCGCCGGGCACGCGCTGACGCCGCGGCTGACCGATGGCCTGGCCTATCCCTACCTGATTTTGCTGGTCTCTGGCGGGCATTGCCAGTTCCTGCTGGTACGCGGCGCGCAGGCGTTCACCCGCCTGGGCGGCACGATCGACGACGCCCCGGGAGAGGCCTTTGACAAAGTCGCGCGCCTGCTGGCCCTTCCGCAGCCCGGTGGCCCGGCGGTCGAGGCCGAGGCCGGCACCGGCGATCCGGCCCGTTTTGCCCTGCCACGTCCGTTGCTGGACCGGCCCGGATGCGACATGTCGTTTTCGGGGCTTAAAACCGCCGTGCTGCGGGCGCGGGACGGGGTGATGCAGGACAACAGCCTGCGGGCGGGCGATCGCGCCGATCTGTGCGCAGGGTTCCAGGCTGCTGTTTGCGACGTGCTGGTGGAAAAGACCCGGCGCGCGCTGGATCTCTATCTGGCGGAGGCCCCGGCCACACCCGCGCTGGCCGTGGCGGGCGGTGTCGCGGCCAACCAGGCGATCCGGGGCGGGCTGGCCGATCTTTGCGCCGCGCGGGGAGTGGAATTCGTGGCACCGCCGCTGAAACTCTGTACCGACAACGCGGCGATGATCGCGTATGCAGGGATGGAGTTGTTCGACGCCGGGCAGCGCGACGGCATGGATCTGGCTGCCCGTCCGCGCTGGCCGCTGGACGGGGCTGCACCGGGCATGCTGGGCAGCGGGAAAAAGGGGGCAAAGGCATGA
- a CDS encoding uroporphyrinogen-III synthase, with translation MDNYVGTAMTAILLTRPEPDASRLASLLRRDLRGVHVEVSPLQRIRFTGTTAEAGPDTRLIFTSRNGLRAWHDAGGPPLPCYCVGHDTWAMARDMGHQATSANGRAEDLLHLLLDTRPDAPLLHVHGTHHRGNIAARLCRAGLNARGVAMYDQRAIALTPAALTLLGGGTPVVVPLYSPRSAKLFRDAGIGDAPLFIGAISPSLEEEIQAIPAIMRLIADRPDSAGMLTCIKGLLAAARQLEAGRGGR, from the coding sequence GTGGACAACTATGTCGGGACAGCGATGACGGCGATCCTTCTGACCCGGCCGGAACCGGATGCGTCAAGATTGGCCAGCCTCCTGCGCAGGGATCTGCGCGGGGTCCATGTCGAGGTTTCGCCCCTTCAGCGCATCCGCTTTACCGGCACCACGGCAGAGGCAGGCCCAGACACGCGCCTGATCTTCACCTCGCGCAACGGGCTGCGGGCCTGGCATGATGCGGGCGGGCCGCCCCTGCCCTGCTATTGCGTGGGTCATGACACCTGGGCCATGGCGCGGGACATGGGCCACCAGGCGACATCGGCCAATGGCCGGGCAGAGGATCTGCTGCATCTTCTGTTGGACACAAGGCCCGACGCCCCGCTGCTGCACGTGCATGGCACGCACCATCGCGGCAATATCGCCGCGCGCCTGTGCCGCGCGGGGCTGAATGCGCGGGGGGTGGCGATGTATGACCAGCGCGCCATCGCGCTGACTCCGGCCGCGCTGACGCTGCTGGGCGGTGGCACCCCGGTGGTCGTGCCACTTTATTCGCCAAGATCGGCAAAACTCTTCCGCGATGCCGGGATTGGTGACGCCCCCCTTTTTATCGGGGCAATCAGCCCCAGTTTAGAAGAAGAGATCCAGGCCATCCCGGCCATAATGCGCCTGATCGCCGATCGGCCGGATTCGGCGGGGATGTTGACCTGTATCAAGGGATTGTTGGCCGCCGCCCGTCAGCTTGAGGCCGGGCGAGGCGGCAGGTAG
- a CDS encoding YciI family protein — protein MLVALHAKDKPGALSIRKDNRDAHLAYLKDTGVVAMAGPLLDADGAMCGSLVVLDVADLAAAQEWVVGDPYSRAGLFSEVSLLPWNKVIG, from the coding sequence ATGCTTGTCGCACTTCACGCCAAGGACAAACCCGGTGCGCTTTCGATCCGCAAGGACAACCGGGACGCCCACCTGGCCTATCTCAAGGACACTGGCGTCGTCGCCATGGCTGGCCCGCTGTTGGACGCCGACGGTGCCATGTGCGGATCGCTGGTGGTGCTGGACGTGGCAGACCTGGCCGCCGCGCAGGAATGGGTGGTCGGCGATCCCTACAGCCGCGCGGGCCTGTTTTCCGAAGTATCGCTGCTGCCCTGGAACAAGGTTATCGGCTGA
- the glmM gene encoding phosphoglucosamine mutase, whose amino-acid sequence MARKLFGTDGVRGRANSWPMTAENALNLAAAAGRYFRRDKQEHRVVIGKDTRLSGYMLENALTAGFTSTGMNVFLLGPVPTPAIGYLTHSLRADIGVMISASHNPAADNGIKFFGPDGFKLSDEAERRIEELMAQGVAPCAPENIGRARRFEDARGRYVEYAKTTFPRRKRLEGLRIVLDCANGAAYRTAPDVLWELGAEVIPIGVKPDGLNINEDCGSTHPATAAQKVRETRADIGICLDGDADRVTLIDERGQVADGDQIMGLIASRWGEEGRLAQNTLVATVMSNLGLERYLAGRGIALERTAVGDRYVVERMQADGFNLGGEQSGHIVMSDYSTTGDGLIAALQFLSAMVETGRRASDLARVFDKVPQQLINVRYATGKAPLTSDRVQEVINAAQKTLGKGGRLLIRESGTEPLIRVMGEAEDTALLDRVLTEVTEAVRAES is encoded by the coding sequence ATGGCCAGGAAACTCTTCGGGACCGACGGCGTACGAGGACGGGCGAACAGCTGGCCCATGACGGCGGAAAACGCATTGAACCTGGCCGCGGCGGCGGGTCGCTACTTCCGCCGTGACAAGCAGGAGCATCGCGTGGTGATCGGCAAGGATACGCGGCTGTCCGGCTACATGCTGGAAAACGCGCTGACGGCCGGATTTACCTCCACGGGGATGAATGTTTTCCTGTTGGGCCCGGTACCGACCCCGGCCATCGGATACCTGACCCATTCGCTGCGCGCGGATATCGGGGTCATGATTTCGGCCAGCCACAATCCTGCGGCAGACAACGGGATCAAGTTCTTTGGACCCGACGGGTTCAAATTGTCCGACGAGGCAGAACGCCGGATCGAGGAGCTGATGGCGCAGGGTGTGGCCCCCTGTGCCCCGGAGAATATCGGCCGCGCCCGGCGGTTCGAGGATGCGCGCGGCCGTTATGTCGAATATGCCAAGACGACCTTTCCAAGGCGTAAACGATTGGAGGGTTTGCGCATTGTCTTGGACTGCGCCAACGGTGCCGCCTACCGGACCGCGCCCGACGTCCTGTGGGAGCTGGGCGCGGAGGTGATCCCCATCGGGGTGAAGCCCGACGGCCTGAATATCAACGAGGATTGCGGGTCCACCCACCCGGCAACTGCGGCGCAAAAAGTGCGGGAAACCCGGGCGGATATCGGGATCTGCCTTGACGGTGATGCAGATCGTGTGACTTTGATCGACGAACGTGGGCAGGTTGCCGATGGCGATCAGATCATGGGGCTCATCGCGTCACGTTGGGGCGAAGAGGGGCGACTGGCCCAGAACACGCTGGTGGCGACAGTCATGTCGAACCTGGGGTTGGAGCGTTACCTGGCTGGGCGCGGGATCGCGCTCGAGCGTACGGCGGTGGGCGACCGGTATGTGGTGGAGCGGATGCAGGCCGACGGGTTCAACCTGGGGGGCGAGCAATCCGGACATATCGTGATGTCCGACTACTCGACCACCGGCGACGGGCTGATCGCGGCACTGCAATTCCTGTCAGCCATGGTCGAAACCGGCCGTCGGGCTAGCGATCTGGCGCGGGTTTTCGACAAGGTCCCGCAGCAACTGATCAATGTGCGCTATGCCACCGGAAAGGCGCCCCTGACCTCGGATCGGGTACAAGAGGTGATCAACGCGGCACAGAAAACTCTGGGCAAGGGGGGGCGGTTGCTGATCCGCGAATCGGGCACCGAACCTTTGATCCGGGTCATGGGAGAAGCGGAAGATACTGCTCTTCTGGATCGCGTGTTGACCGAGGTGACAGAGGCCGTTCGCGCTGAAAGCTGA
- the pncA gene encoding bifunctional nicotinamidase/pyrazinamidase, with amino-acid sequence MPHALIVIDVQNDFCPGGALAVTNGDEIVSGINALMADHDTVILTQDWHPADHSSFASRHGKKRPYDVINMPYGAQVLWPDHCIQGSAGADFHDGLAVDRADLIVRKGFRPAIDSYSAFFENDRTTPTGLNGYLRDRGISALTLVGLATDFCVYFSAVDATKLGYSVTLRRDLCRAIDLDGSLAAAEEGMRAAGVNFASGRTV; translated from the coding sequence ATGCCCCATGCCCTGATCGTGATCGACGTCCAGAACGACTTCTGCCCCGGCGGCGCTCTTGCGGTCACGAACGGGGATGAAATCGTCTCCGGAATCAACGCCCTCATGGCTGATCATGACACGGTCATCCTGACCCAGGACTGGCATCCGGCCGACCATTCCTCCTTTGCCAGCCGGCATGGGAAAAAGCGACCCTACGATGTGATTAATATGCCCTACGGAGCCCAGGTCTTGTGGCCCGACCATTGTATTCAAGGGAGTGCTGGCGCTGATTTTCACGACGGACTTGCCGTCGACCGGGCGGATCTAATTGTCCGAAAAGGGTTCCGTCCAGCAATCGACAGCTATTCTGCCTTTTTCGAGAATGACAGAACCACCCCGACAGGGCTGAACGGCTATCTGCGCGACCGGGGAATAAGCGCGCTGACGCTGGTTGGCTTGGCCACGGATTTTTGCGTCTACTTCTCGGCGGTAGATGCGACAAAACTGGGCTATTCAGTGACTCTGCGCCGCGATCTATGCCGGGCGATCGACCTTGACGGATCTCTGGCCGCAGCCGAAGAAGGGATGCGCGCCGCAGGTGTGAATTTCGCCTCGGGTCGAACCGTCTAG
- a CDS encoding mitofilin family membrane protein, protein MARKPKPEGGEQVSDKTKGDAAVSPPDPTPKDETRATGDAAPPAADLPRDDLADKDLSTTDLIDTRPPVEPRATGDDPTGARAAGAQPDVHPGDPGETPGDVPDGQLPETETDIDPDKGAFEAAETTSPPDLTPPAEPEATAQPARRSGFGPAVLGGVVAACIGFGAAVILFPQGVPLLGGGADMQAELERRLTEQQAAIDDLRAAVETGPDLSALDGLSARVADAEQAPAALSARLDELTARLETVEQRPISQGADAETIRAYEAELARLQQAMSDQRAEVEALVTDARQIKADAAETSQQTQQRAALVALRGAIDEGAALTGPVQTLAEAGVEIPQPLVDAADNGVATMASLRAAFPDAARDALNTVRGGEGRPASLGDFLRSQLGARSLSPRDGDDPDAILSRTEAALQSGRLDTAVAEVEVLPDPALSQMQDWLDRARSRLAVVTATEALTSQLDAK, encoded by the coding sequence GTGGCCAGGAAACCGAAGCCCGAGGGTGGCGAACAGGTGAGCGACAAGACAAAGGGCGACGCGGCGGTCTCGCCGCCCGACCCCACGCCGAAGGACGAGACACGCGCCACCGGCGACGCGGCGCCACCGGCGGCTGACCTGCCCCGCGACGATCTGGCCGACAAGGATCTGTCCACGACAGACCTGATCGACACCCGCCCCCCGGTGGAGCCGCGCGCCACCGGCGACGACCCCACCGGCGCCCGCGCTGCGGGTGCGCAGCCTGATGTTCACCCCGGGGATCCCGGCGAAACCCCCGGTGACGTTCCGGATGGTCAACTCCCTGAAACAGAGACTGACATAGACCCTGATAAAGGCGCATTCGAAGCGGCTGAAACCACGTCTCCGCCGGACCTCACCCCCCCGGCAGAGCCGGAGGCCACCGCCCAACCCGCCCGCCGCTCCGGCTTTGGCCCGGCGGTCCTGGGCGGTGTGGTTGCTGCCTGCATCGGCTTTGGCGCGGCGGTGATCCTGTTCCCGCAAGGTGTGCCCCTGCTGGGCGGCGGCGCCGACATGCAGGCCGAGCTGGAGCGGCGCCTGACCGAACAGCAAGCGGCGATCGACGATCTGCGCGCGGCCGTGGAAACCGGGCCGGACCTGTCCGCCCTCGATGGGCTCAGCGCTCGGGTGGCCGACGCCGAACAGGCCCCTGCCGCCCTCTCTGCTCGGCTGGACGAGCTGACCGCGCGGCTGGAAACCGTGGAACAGCGCCCGATCTCGCAGGGCGCCGACGCAGAGACGATCCGCGCCTACGAGGCAGAGCTGGCCCGGCTACAACAGGCCATGTCCGACCAGCGCGCGGAGGTCGAGGCGCTCGTCACCGATGCCCGCCAGATCAAGGCAGACGCGGCCGAAACCTCGCAGCAGACCCAGCAGCGCGCGGCCCTTGTCGCCCTGCGCGGTGCGATCGACGAAGGCGCGGCGCTGACCGGCCCGGTGCAGACCCTTGCGGAGGCCGGAGTGGAGATCCCGCAACCCCTGGTGGATGCGGCAGACAATGGTGTGGCCACGATGGCCAGCCTGCGCGCCGCCTTTCCCGATGCCGCCCGTGATGCGCTGAACACCGTGCGCGGCGGCGAAGGGCGGCCGGCCTCGCTCGGGGATTTCCTGCGCAGCCAGCTGGGCGCGCGATCCCTGTCCCCCCGCGATGGCGACGACCCCGATGCCATCCTCTCCCGGACGGAGGCGGCCCTGCAATCGGGCCGTTTGGACACTGCTGTCGCGGAGGTGGAGGTCCTGCCGGATCCGGCCCTGTCGCAGATGCAGGACTGGCTGGACCGTGCCCGGTCGCGCCTCGCCGTCGTGACCGCAACCGAGGCGCTGACCTCTCAACTGGATGCCAAGTAA
- a CDS encoding EVE domain-containing protein — translation MRYWLFKSEPSTWSWDNQVAKGRQGEEWDGVRNYQARNFMREMALGDRGFFYHSQKDREVVGLVEVCATSHPDSTTEDARWDCVDIRALKPMARPVALDAIKANSDLAEMILVRNSRLSVQPVTPQEWQIICQMGATDPS, via the coding sequence ATGCGCTACTGGTTGTTCAAATCCGAACCCTCGACCTGGAGTTGGGACAACCAGGTCGCCAAGGGCCGCCAAGGCGAGGAATGGGACGGAGTGCGCAATTACCAGGCCCGCAACTTCATGCGGGAGATGGCCCTGGGCGACCGGGGCTTCTTCTACCACTCGCAAAAGGACCGGGAGGTCGTCGGCCTGGTGGAGGTCTGCGCCACCTCCCATCCCGACAGCACCACCGAAGACGCGCGGTGGGACTGCGTGGATATCCGGGCGCTGAAACCGATGGCGCGACCCGTCGCGCTGGACGCGATCAAGGCCAATTCCGACCTGGCCGAGATGATCCTGGTGCGCAACTCGCGCCTGTCGGTCCAGCCGGTCACGCCGCAGGAATGGCAGATCATCTGCCAGATGGGCGCGACGGACCCATCCTGA
- a CDS encoding phosphomannomutase/phosphoglucomutase — protein sequence MTKPAATVTPNTWEFLRDPMIAPTGFREYDARWKYPDEINLPGMTALGLGLGTQMRRRGIAPVIAVGNDYRDYSLSIKNALMLGLMQAGIAVKDIGPALSPMAYFAQFHLDVPAVAMVTASHNPNGWTGVKMGFERPLTHGPDEMAELRDIVLSGTGEAADGGSYEFADGVREAYLDDLVGDFRMTRKLKIVCATGNGTAGAFAPELFRRIGVEVVESHATPDYTFPHYNPNPEAMEMLHDMSATLKSSGADLALGFDGDGDRCGVVDDEGEEIFADKVGVIMARDLSKLYPGATFVADVKSTGLFASDPELQAAGAKADYWKTGHSHMKRRVKELGALAGFEKSGHYFLAEPVGRGYDDGMRVAVEICKLMDRNPDQSMSDLRRALPRTYSMPTLSPHCPDTEKYHTLDRIVARISAHAAAGGTLAGRPIKEVVTVNGARVILDNGSWGLVRASSNTPNLVVVCESSESEAELRRIFAEIDGFLRMESSVGDYDQTF from the coding sequence ATGACCAAGCCTGCCGCCACCGTGACCCCGAACACCTGGGAATTTCTGCGCGATCCGATGATCGCCCCCACCGGATTTCGCGAATATGACGCGCGCTGGAAATATCCCGATGAAATCAACCTGCCGGGCATGACCGCCCTGGGTCTGGGGCTGGGCACGCAGATGCGGCGGCGGGGCATCGCCCCGGTGATCGCAGTCGGCAACGACTATCGGGATTATTCACTGTCGATCAAGAATGCGCTGATGCTGGGCCTGATGCAGGCCGGTATCGCGGTAAAGGATATTGGCCCCGCCCTGTCGCCCATGGCCTATTTCGCACAGTTTCACCTTGACGTTCCAGCGGTGGCGATGGTCACAGCGTCTCACAACCCCAACGGGTGGACAGGGGTAAAGATGGGATTTGAGCGGCCCCTGACCCACGGCCCGGACGAGATGGCAGAACTGCGCGATATCGTTCTCTCGGGCACCGGGGAGGCCGCAGATGGCGGTTCCTATGAATTCGCCGATGGGGTTCGCGAAGCCTATCTTGATGATCTAGTTGGCGATTTCCGCATGACGCGCAAATTGAAAATCGTCTGCGCCACCGGCAACGGGACCGCGGGCGCCTTTGCCCCCGAGCTGTTCCGCCGGATCGGCGTCGAGGTCGTGGAAAGCCATGCAACCCCTGATTACACGTTCCCCCACTACAATCCCAACCCCGAGGCGATGGAGATGCTGCACGACATGTCCGCGACGCTGAAATCTTCGGGGGCGGATCTGGCCCTGGGGTTTGACGGCGATGGGGACCGGTGCGGCGTCGTCGATGACGAGGGAGAGGAGATTTTTGCCGACAAGGTCGGGGTCATCATGGCTCGGGATCTGTCGAAACTCTATCCCGGTGCCACTTTCGTGGCGGATGTCAAAAGCACCGGGCTGTTTGCCTCTGATCCGGAACTGCAGGCCGCCGGGGCCAAGGCCGACTACTGGAAAACCGGCCACAGCCACATGAAACGACGGGTCAAGGAACTGGGCGCGCTTGCCGGTTTCGAAAAGTCGGGGCACTACTTCCTGGCAGAACCGGTTGGCCGCGGCTACGACGACGGGATGCGCGTCGCGGTTGAGATCTGCAAGCTGATGGACCGCAATCCCGATCAGTCCATGTCCGATCTGCGCCGGGCCCTACCGCGTACATATTCGATGCCGACACTATCGCCTCATTGTCCGGATACCGAGAAATATCATACACTTGATCGCATCGTCGCCCGAATTTCCGCCCATGCCGCAGCGGGCGGGACCCTTGCAGGGCGCCCGATCAAGGAGGTGGTCACGGTGAACGGCGCACGGGTGATTCTCGACAATGGCAGCTGGGGCCTCGTGCGGGCCAGTTCCAACACGCCGAACCTCGTGGTGGTCTGTGAAAGCAGTGAAAGCGAGGCGGAACTGCGGCGCATTTTCGCCGAAATTGACGGTTTTTTGCGTATGGAATCCTCAGTCGGGGACTATGATCAGACATTCTGA
- a CDS encoding sugar transferase produces the protein MTWRKRFMDVVLALTLAMVLAPLALGIALAVLLRDGRPVFHVSERMASPNRRFRLVKFRTMRPDPGDIGVCGGAMRARITPLGAGLRRSRLDEVPQLWNILRGDMSFVGPRPPLPEYVDAFPALYARVLRMRPGLTGLGTLLWLDREAALLSGARTAGEADQLYRRHCLPAKARLDLIHARRCASGLDLWIMICTVLHLSPLPLRVTPRLRLSTRAQADGHLNQPNTRASPRVQPHLISTKGGREEWCR, from the coding sequence ATGACCTGGCGAAAACGGTTCATGGATGTGGTTCTGGCGTTGACCTTGGCAATGGTCCTGGCGCCACTGGCGTTGGGCATCGCGCTGGCCGTGCTGCTGCGGGACGGACGTCCCGTGTTTCATGTGTCGGAACGGATGGCGTCACCAAACCGGCGGTTTCGGCTGGTAAAGTTCCGAACGATGCGCCCGGACCCCGGGGATATCGGGGTCTGCGGTGGGGCCATGCGGGCGCGGATCACACCTTTGGGCGCAGGATTGCGACGTTCCCGCCTGGACGAGGTGCCGCAGCTCTGGAACATTTTGCGCGGGGACATGTCCTTTGTCGGGCCGCGCCCTCCGCTACCCGAATATGTCGATGCCTTTCCCGCGCTTTATGCCCGTGTCCTGCGAATGCGTCCGGGGCTGACGGGGTTGGGTACGCTGCTATGGCTCGACCGGGAGGCTGCACTTCTTTCCGGCGCCCGCACCGCTGGGGAGGCAGATCAGCTTTATCGACGGCATTGCCTGCCCGCCAAGGCGCGGCTGGACCTGATCCATGCCCGTCGTTGCGCATCGGGGCTGGATCTGTGGATCATGATCTGCACTGTGCTGCACCTATCCCCGCTGCCCTTGCGCGTGACGCCACGGCTGCGGCTTTCCACCCGTGCCCAGGCGGACGGGCACTTGAACCAGCCTAACACGCGGGCATCGCCCCGGGTGCAGCCGCATCTGATATCAACCAAAGGGGGGAGAGAAGAATGGTGCCGGTGA
- a CDS encoding NAD(P)H-dependent glycerol-3-phosphate dehydrogenase: MISILGAGAFGAGLAISFARTGGAVTLWARDAAAVARMRDTRAVPRLSGVVLPASITVTDRIADLPQDGPVLLAVPMQKLRALLTTHADALRGRVLVACCKGIELSTGKRPSEIVDECVADATFAMLTGPSFAADIARGLPTALTLACADADCGADLQQRLTARNLRLYRTADVTGAELGGALKNVMAIACGAAMGARLGESARAALMTRGYAEMQRMALHLGAEPTTLAGLAGFGDLTLTCTSEQSRNYRFGRALGRDEGFDDAITVEGAATSRAVLDLAGARGLDMPITEVVAALCQRTISIEDAMGRLLNRPLKEE; the protein is encoded by the coding sequence ATGATCTCCATCCTGGGTGCAGGGGCGTTTGGCGCCGGGCTCGCCATTTCCTTTGCCCGGACAGGCGGGGCCGTGACCCTTTGGGCGCGGGACGCGGCAGCAGTGGCCAGGATGCGCGACACGCGGGCGGTGCCGCGCCTGTCGGGCGTTGTCCTGCCCGCCAGCATCACCGTCACCGACCGGATCGCGGACCTGCCCCAGGACGGGCCGGTCCTGCTGGCCGTGCCGATGCAGAAACTGCGCGCATTGCTGACCACCCATGCCGATGCGCTGCGCGGTCGGGTTCTGGTGGCCTGTTGCAAGGGCATCGAATTGTCCACCGGCAAACGGCCGTCGGAGATCGTCGACGAATGCGTTGCGGATGCGACCTTTGCCATGCTGACCGGCCCCAGCTTTGCCGCCGATATCGCGCGGGGACTGCCCACCGCTCTGACGCTGGCCTGTGCCGATGCCGATTGCGGGGCCGACTTGCAGCAGCGGCTGACGGCGCGCAACCTTCGGCTTTATCGCACGGCGGATGTCACGGGGGCAGAGCTGGGCGGCGCGCTGAAGAACGTGATGGCCATCGCCTGCGGTGCCGCCATGGGCGCGCGGCTGGGCGAAAGTGCCCGCGCCGCCCTGATGACCCGCGGCTATGCCGAGATGCAGCGCATGGCCCTGCACCTTGGCGCCGAGCCGACAACGCTGGCCGGGCTGGCCGGGTTCGGCGATCTGACCCTGACCTGCACGTCGGAGCAATCGCGCAACTACCGCTTCGGCCGTGCCCTGGGTCGGGACGAGGGGTTCGACGACGCCATTACGGTCGAGGGCGCCGCCACATCGCGCGCGGTGCTGGACCTGGCCGGAGCCCGCGGGCTGGACATGCCGATCACCGAGGTCGTCGCCGCGCTGTGCCAACGCACCATTTCCATCGAGGACGCCATGGGGCGTCTGCTCAATCGCCCACTCAAGGAGGAATGA